One Citrobacter amalonaticus genomic window carries:
- the pgk gene encoding phosphoglycerate kinase, whose translation MSVIKMTDLDLAGKRVFIRADLNVPVKEGKVTSDARIRASLPTIELALKQGAKVMVTSHLGRPTEGEYNEEFSLLPVVNYLKDKLSNPVRLVKDYLDGVEVAAGELVVLENVRFNKGEKKDDEALSKKYAALCDVFVMDAFGTAHRAQASTHGIGKFADVACAGPLLAAELDALGKALKEPARPMVAIVGGSKVSTKLTVLDSLSKIADQLIVGGGIANTFVAAQGHNVGKSLYEADLVDEAKRLLTTCDIPVPTDVRVATEFSESAAATLKSVNDVKEDEQILDIGDASAQQLAEILKNAKTILWNGPVGVFEFPNFRKGTEIVANAIADSDAFSIAGGGDTLAAIDLFGIADKISYISTGGGAFLEFVEGKVLPAVAMLEERAKK comes from the coding sequence ATGTCTGTAATCAAGATGACCGATTTGGATCTTGCTGGTAAACGTGTTTTTATCCGTGCGGATCTGAACGTACCAGTTAAAGAAGGGAAAGTGACCAGCGATGCGCGTATCCGCGCTTCCCTGCCGACCATCGAACTGGCCCTGAAACAGGGTGCTAAAGTGATGGTTACTTCCCACCTGGGTCGTCCTACCGAAGGCGAGTACAACGAAGAATTCTCTCTGCTGCCGGTTGTTAATTACCTGAAAGACAAACTGTCTAACCCGGTTCGTCTGGTAAAAGATTACCTCGACGGCGTTGAAGTTGCTGCCGGTGAACTGGTGGTTCTGGAAAACGTTCGCTTCAACAAAGGCGAGAAGAAAGACGACGAAGCGCTGTCCAAAAAATACGCTGCACTGTGTGACGTATTCGTGATGGACGCATTTGGTACGGCTCACCGTGCGCAGGCTTCTACTCACGGTATCGGCAAATTTGCTGACGTCGCATGTGCCGGTCCGCTGCTGGCCGCAGAACTGGACGCGCTGGGTAAAGCGCTGAAAGAGCCAGCTCGTCCGATGGTGGCTATCGTGGGCGGTTCTAAAGTTTCCACCAAACTGACTGTTCTGGATTCCCTGTCCAAAATCGCTGATCAACTGATCGTTGGCGGCGGCATTGCGAACACCTTCGTTGCCGCTCAGGGCCACAATGTGGGCAAATCCCTGTACGAAGCCGATCTGGTTGACGAAGCGAAACGTCTGCTGACCACGTGCGATATTCCGGTTCCGACTGACGTTCGCGTCGCGACCGAGTTCTCTGAAAGTGCTGCTGCAACGCTGAAATCCGTCAACGACGTGAAAGAAGACGAGCAGATCCTGGATATCGGTGACGCTTCTGCACAGCAACTGGCTGAAATCCTGAAGAATGCGAAAACCATTCTGTGGAACGGCCCGGTTGGTGTGTTTGAATTCCCGAACTTCCGTAAAGGGACTGAAATCGTGGCTAACGCGATTGCTGACAGCGACGCGTTCTCTATCGCAGGCGGCGGTGACACGCTGGCGGCTATCGACCTGTTCGGTATTGCTGACAAAATCTCCTACATCTCCACTGGCGGCGGCGCATTCCTCGAATTCGTGGAAGGTAAAGTTCTGCCTGCAGTAGCGATGCTCGAAGAGCGCGCTAAGAAGTAA
- a CDS encoding carbamate kinase encodes MKKKLVIALGGNALLQRGEILSAENQQRSIQVFAQRVATLARDYQLVIVHGNGPQVGLLALQNAAYTESPAWPLDILVAESQGMIGVAIAQALTQNTGGCPVTTLMTRVEVDPQDEAFAAPGKYIGPVYQPDQQAELEQRYGWTMKADGQYIRRVVPSPIPQNILDGEAIQMLMEAGHTVICCGGGGVPVVAQGNGYLGTEAVIDKDLTAAVLANAINADHLLILTDADAVYEHWGTPQARALRHVTTEELAPFAAPDGAMGPKAAAVIQFVKQTGRLAFIGALKDAPQILMGEKGTCVTQ; translated from the coding sequence ATGAAAAAGAAACTGGTCATTGCGCTGGGTGGGAATGCATTATTACAGCGCGGAGAGATATTGAGTGCGGAAAACCAACAACGCAGCATTCAGGTTTTTGCGCAACGGGTGGCGACCCTGGCTCGCGATTATCAACTGGTGATTGTTCACGGAAACGGGCCTCAGGTAGGGCTGCTGGCGTTGCAGAACGCGGCCTACACGGAATCACCCGCCTGGCCACTGGATATCCTGGTGGCCGAAAGCCAGGGAATGATTGGTGTCGCCATCGCCCAGGCGCTGACGCAAAATACGGGGGGTTGCCCCGTGACCACGCTGATGACACGGGTAGAAGTAGACCCGCAGGATGAGGCATTTGCCGCTCCGGGTAAGTACATTGGCCCTGTCTATCAACCGGATCAACAAGCTGAACTGGAACAACGCTATGGCTGGACGATGAAGGCGGATGGGCAATACATTCGCCGGGTCGTTCCCTCACCGATACCGCAAAACATCCTCGACGGCGAGGCCATCCAGATGCTGATGGAAGCGGGGCATACGGTGATTTGCTGTGGCGGCGGCGGCGTTCCGGTGGTGGCTCAGGGTAACGGATACCTGGGAACTGAAGCGGTGATCGATAAAGATCTGACAGCCGCGGTATTGGCGAATGCCATCAACGCCGATCATCTGCTGATCCTGACCGATGCCGATGCCGTCTATGAACACTGGGGCACTCCGCAGGCGCGTGCGTTGCGACATGTCACAACAGAAGAGTTGGCGCCGTTTGCAGCGCCGGATGGCGCTATGGGACCAAAAGCGGCGGCAGTGATCCAGTTTGTTAAGCAAACCGGACGCCTGGCGTTTATTGGCGCGCTGAAAGATGCGCCGCAGATATTAATGGGCGAGAAAGGCACCTGCGTGACGCAGTAG
- the fbaA gene encoding class II fructose-bisphosphate aldolase, whose protein sequence is MSKIFDFVKPGVITGDDVQKVFQVAKENNFALPAVNCVGTDSINAVLETAAKVKAPVIVQFSNGGAAFIAGKGVKTDVPQGAAIMGAISGAHHVHQMAEHYGVPVILHTDHCAKKLLPWIDGLLDAGEKHFAATGKPLFSSHMIDLSEESLEENIEICSKYLARMSKMGMTLEIELGCTGGEEDGVDNSHMDASALYTQPEDVDYAYTELSKISPRFTIAASFGNVHGVYKPGNVVLTPTILRDSQDYVSKKHNLPHNSLNFVFHGGSGSTAQEIKDSVSYGVIKMNIDTDTQWATWEGVLNYYKANEAYLQGQLGNPKGEDQPNKKYYDPRVWLRAGQTSMITRLEQAFKELNAIDVL, encoded by the coding sequence ATGTCTAAAATTTTTGATTTCGTAAAACCTGGCGTTATCACCGGTGATGACGTACAGAAAGTTTTCCAGGTAGCAAAAGAAAACAACTTCGCTCTGCCAGCAGTTAACTGCGTCGGTACCGACTCTATCAACGCCGTTCTGGAAACCGCTGCAAAAGTTAAAGCGCCGGTCATCGTACAGTTCTCCAACGGTGGCGCTGCGTTCATCGCGGGTAAAGGCGTGAAAACTGACGTTCCTCAGGGTGCGGCAATCATGGGCGCGATCTCTGGTGCGCACCACGTACATCAGATGGCTGAGCACTACGGTGTTCCGGTTATCCTGCACACTGACCACTGCGCGAAGAAACTGCTGCCGTGGATCGACGGTCTGCTGGACGCAGGTGAAAAACACTTCGCGGCGACCGGTAAACCGCTGTTCTCTTCTCACATGATCGACCTGTCTGAAGAGTCACTGGAAGAGAATATCGAAATCTGTTCCAAATACCTGGCGCGCATGTCCAAAATGGGCATGACCCTGGAAATCGAACTGGGTTGCACCGGCGGTGAAGAAGATGGTGTGGATAACAGCCACATGGATGCTTCTGCTCTGTACACCCAGCCGGAAGACGTGGATTACGCGTACACCGAGCTGAGCAAAATCAGCCCGCGCTTCACTATCGCGGCTTCCTTCGGTAACGTACACGGCGTGTACAAGCCGGGTAACGTGGTTCTGACCCCGACCATCCTGCGCGACTCTCAGGACTATGTTTCTAAGAAACACAACCTGCCGCACAACAGCCTGAACTTCGTCTTCCACGGTGGTTCCGGTTCTACCGCTCAGGAAATCAAAGACTCCGTAAGCTACGGCGTAATCAAAATGAACATCGATACCGATACCCAATGGGCGACCTGGGAAGGTGTTCTGAACTACTACAAAGCGAACGAAGCGTATCTGCAGGGTCAGCTGGGCAACCCGAAAGGCGAAGATCAGCCGAACAAGAAATACTACGATCCGCGCGTATGGCTGCGTGCTGGCCAGACTTCCATGATCACGCGTCTGGAACAGGCTTTCAAAGAACTGAACGCCATCGACGTGCTGTAA
- a CDS encoding MFS transporter: MSESCEVTEVTKKKGIPAWWVTIFLFWLGWIFMYADRTVLNPVMGELEKEFGLSGTQLGILNSVFYFSYALLQVPAGILGDKIGKKKVLVPGFILFGVFTAVTGWAKSWYTLLFARVVTGAGEGTYYGPQYGLSSEQIPKKYRSLGSAIINSGMAFGIALGLMTSSWLVYDQGHSWRMPFYAMAVPSVLVGIAIWLFVKEKKRTVDTDGQPVKKGKFSDLLKNRNLVLTYIMVFCSLFGFFVILTWLPYYLQNERGIAGSETGFISSLVAWISIPGALLFSSLSDKLGKRKPLIMFLVPVAIISMLSIVWMPNMTGVIVALCVYGLVGKLALDPVLVALVADSVDENNYSTAFGLFNFIGMSSSILAPIIAGAARDITGSLASSFYVSAILLAIGLVAMLFLKEKRT; the protein is encoded by the coding sequence ATGTCTGAATCATGTGAAGTGACTGAGGTCACGAAGAAAAAAGGAATACCGGCCTGGTGGGTGACCATTTTCCTGTTCTGGCTGGGATGGATTTTCATGTATGCCGACCGGACGGTATTGAACCCGGTGATGGGCGAACTGGAGAAAGAGTTTGGCTTAAGTGGAACACAATTAGGCATTCTTAATTCTGTGTTTTATTTTTCTTATGCGTTATTACAGGTCCCGGCCGGAATACTGGGTGACAAAATCGGTAAGAAAAAAGTGCTGGTGCCTGGGTTTATTCTCTTTGGCGTTTTCACGGCCGTTACCGGTTGGGCAAAAAGTTGGTACACGCTGCTGTTTGCCCGCGTGGTCACGGGCGCGGGAGAAGGGACCTATTACGGTCCACAGTACGGCCTTTCTTCCGAGCAAATCCCCAAAAAATATCGCTCGCTTGGCAGCGCAATTATCAATAGCGGCATGGCCTTCGGTATCGCGCTGGGACTGATGACCTCAAGCTGGCTGGTGTACGATCAGGGTCATTCATGGCGGATGCCGTTCTACGCGATGGCGGTTCCTTCGGTACTGGTGGGAATTGCGATCTGGCTGTTTGTGAAAGAAAAGAAACGCACCGTAGATACCGACGGTCAGCCGGTAAAAAAAGGCAAATTCAGCGATCTCCTGAAAAACCGCAATCTCGTTCTGACCTATATCATGGTGTTCTGCAGCCTGTTTGGTTTCTTCGTTATTCTGACCTGGCTTCCCTATTATCTGCAAAATGAACGTGGTATTGCCGGTAGCGAAACCGGGTTTATCTCTTCGTTGGTCGCCTGGATTTCAATTCCTGGCGCACTGTTATTCTCCAGCCTGTCTGACAAATTAGGTAAGCGCAAACCGTTAATTATGTTCCTCGTCCCGGTGGCGATCATCAGCATGCTGTCCATTGTCTGGATGCCAAATATGACCGGCGTGATTGTCGCCCTGTGTGTTTACGGTCTCGTCGGCAAACTGGCGCTGGATCCCGTGCTGGTTGCGCTGGTTGCCGATAGCGTTGATGAAAATAATTACAGCACCGCGTTTGGCTTATTTAATTTTATCGGCATGAGCTCATCTATTCTTGCGCCCATTATTGCTGGTGCGGCGCGCGATATAACGGGCAGCCTGGCTTCCAGTTTTTATGTATCAGCCATTCTGTTAGCGATTGGATTGGTTGCGATGCTGTTTTTGAAAGAAAAACGTACATAA
- a CDS encoding PPC domain-containing DNA-binding protein, with amino-acid sequence MTIIHAHSSTARFYALRLLPGQEIFSRLRTFIRQNALHAAWIAGCTGSLTDVALRYAGEEDTTLLTGTWEVISLNGTLELTGEHLHLCVADPHGAMLGGHMMPGCTVRTTLELVIGELSELEFSRQACALSGYEELHISRR; translated from the coding sequence ATGACGATCATTCACGCCCATTCCTCAACGGCACGCTTTTACGCGCTTCGCCTGCTTCCAGGGCAGGAGATCTTTTCCCGGTTACGTACCTTTATACGTCAGAACGCATTACACGCCGCGTGGATAGCAGGTTGCACCGGTAGTTTGACCGATGTTGCGCTGCGCTATGCCGGAGAAGAAGACACCACTTTGCTTACCGGCACATGGGAAGTCATCTCCCTCAACGGCACGCTGGAATTAACCGGCGAACATTTACATCTCTGTGTTGCTGACCCGCATGGCGCAATGCTGGGAGGGCATATGATGCCAGGGTGTACCGTACGCACCACGCTTGAGTTGGTGATCGGCGAGCTGAGCGAGCTGGAATTTAGCCGGCAAGCCTGCGCCCTTTCCGGCTATGAAGAATTGCATATCTCCCGCCGTTAA
- the epd gene encoding erythrose-4-phosphate dehydrogenase gives MTVRVAINGFGRIGRNVVRALYESGRRAEITVVAINELADASGMAHLLKYDTSHGRFAWDVRQEREQLMVGDDAIRILHEPSLEALPWRELGVDIVLDCTGVYGNREHGEAHIAAGAKKVLFSHPGSNDLDATVVFGVNQDQLRAEHRIVSNASCTTNCIIPIIKLLDDAYGIESGTVTTIHSAMHDQQVIDAYHSDLRRTRAASQSIIPVDTKLAAGITRIFPQFNDRFEAIAVRVPTINVTAIDLSVTVMKPVKANEVNQLLQKAAQGAFHDIVDYTELPLVSVDFNHDPHSAIVDGTQTRVSGAHLIKTLVWCDNEWGFANRMLDTTLAMAAKGFR, from the coding sequence ATGACCGTACGCGTAGCGATTAATGGCTTCGGTCGCATCGGACGTAATGTGGTTCGTGCTTTATATGAATCCGGACGTCGGGCGGAAATCACCGTGGTGGCAATCAATGAACTGGCGGATGCTTCAGGCATGGCGCATTTGTTGAAATATGACACCAGCCATGGACGTTTTGCATGGGACGTTCGCCAGGAGCGCGAGCAGCTCATGGTGGGCGACGACGCGATTCGCATCCTGCATGAGCCTTCGCTTGAGGCGCTGCCGTGGCGCGAGCTCGGCGTTGATATCGTACTGGACTGTACGGGCGTCTACGGGAACCGTGAACACGGCGAAGCGCATATCGCCGCTGGCGCGAAGAAAGTGCTCTTTTCACATCCTGGCAGCAACGATCTCGACGCCACCGTGGTATTTGGCGTCAATCAGGATCAACTGCGCGCGGAACATCGCATCGTCTCCAATGCTTCGTGTACCACGAATTGTATTATTCCCATTATCAAATTATTGGATGATGCCTATGGCATAGAGTCCGGTACGGTGACGACCATTCATTCCGCGATGCACGACCAGCAGGTGATTGATGCGTACCATTCTGACCTGCGTCGTACGCGTGCGGCGAGTCAGTCGATCATTCCGGTCGATACCAAACTGGCGGCAGGCATCACCCGAATTTTCCCGCAGTTTAACGATCGTTTTGAAGCGATTGCGGTGCGGGTACCGACGATAAACGTCACGGCAATCGACTTAAGCGTCACGGTGATGAAGCCCGTAAAAGCTAATGAAGTCAACCAGTTGCTGCAAAAAGCGGCACAAGGTGCATTTCATGATATAGTTGACTATACGGAATTACCGTTGGTCTCCGTCGATTTTAATCACGACCCGCATAGCGCCATTGTTGATGGTACACAAACGCGGGTCAGTGGCGCGCACCTTATTAAGACACTGGTCTGGTGTGACAATGAATGGGGCTTTGCTAACAGAATGCTCGACACCACGTTAGCGATGGCTGCAAAAGGTTTCAGGTAG
- a CDS encoding acyl-CoA synthetase FdrA: MIYAFIKKGSFQDSVSLMIISRKLSERPEVDQVSVMMGTPANKAMLDSTGFWHDDFVEATPNDICVAVRTHDEQPAILELIREQLEKELSAIASASGSSQQLLKARRWESACQKLPQANLLLVSVAGEYAASVAKEGLLAGKNVMMFSDNIPLEQEVELKTLAREKGLIVMGPDCGTAMIAGSPLAFANVLPDGGIGVIGASGTGIQEVTSQIALHQQGISHAIGLGGRDLSAEVGGISALTALEMLAADDATRVIAFVSKPPSPQVRTRIINAMQKVGKPVVALFLGNKPEQRREGNVWLANSLSDAAQLAVLLMRVAQQRLIQPEVAGKGIYGLYAGGTLAAEAAMLLSAGLGVPVSESHAAGVMLDAQGHRIVDLGDDSYTLGRPHPMIDPTTRSIEIEKLAAMPDVGVLLLDVVLGYGACADPAGAVVEAVEQVRATRNAPLVTIATLTGTDADPQGRSGQTDILRDAGIAVVETLEEAVLLAISLTHHQDSRPSVEPNPLLDGVQVINAGLRSFALDLQSSGTPVVHYQWAPIAGGNVRLASLLKQLH, encoded by the coding sequence ATGATTTACGCCTTTATTAAAAAGGGAAGCTTTCAGGACTCCGTCAGCCTGATGATCATTTCCCGGAAATTAAGTGAGCGGCCGGAAGTTGACCAGGTTTCCGTGATGATGGGAACGCCAGCGAATAAAGCGATGCTGGATTCTACGGGCTTCTGGCATGACGATTTTGTCGAGGCCACACCGAACGATATTTGTGTGGCGGTACGAACGCATGACGAGCAACCTGCGATCCTCGAATTAATTCGCGAACAGCTGGAAAAAGAGTTGAGCGCAATTGCCAGCGCCTCAGGCAGTTCACAGCAACTGCTGAAGGCGCGTCGCTGGGAGAGCGCGTGCCAGAAATTACCGCAGGCCAATCTGCTGCTGGTTTCGGTTGCCGGGGAGTATGCGGCCTCCGTCGCTAAAGAGGGGCTGTTGGCCGGTAAAAACGTGATGATGTTCTCCGATAACATACCGCTGGAGCAGGAAGTTGAGCTGAAAACGTTGGCTCGCGAGAAAGGGCTGATCGTGATGGGGCCGGATTGCGGGACGGCGATGATTGCCGGTAGCCCACTGGCTTTCGCGAACGTGTTGCCCGACGGCGGGATTGGCGTAATTGGGGCGTCCGGAACGGGTATTCAGGAGGTCACCTCTCAGATTGCGCTGCACCAGCAGGGGATCAGCCATGCCATCGGTTTGGGGGGGCGTGATCTGAGTGCGGAAGTGGGAGGCATCAGTGCGTTAACGGCGCTGGAGATGCTGGCGGCTGATGATGCCACGCGGGTGATCGCGTTTGTCTCCAAGCCGCCGTCGCCGCAGGTCAGAACCCGCATTATCAATGCGATGCAAAAGGTAGGTAAACCGGTGGTCGCGCTCTTTCTCGGGAATAAACCGGAACAGCGCCGTGAAGGGAATGTCTGGCTGGCGAATTCGCTTTCAGATGCCGCCCAACTGGCCGTGTTGCTGATGCGCGTGGCTCAGCAGCGCCTGATTCAACCTGAGGTGGCAGGAAAAGGCATTTATGGGCTGTATGCCGGCGGAACCCTCGCGGCTGAAGCGGCGATGTTGCTTTCGGCCGGACTGGGTGTGCCGGTGAGCGAAAGCCACGCTGCTGGCGTCATGCTCGACGCGCAGGGCCACCGCATTGTCGATCTGGGGGATGACAGCTACACGTTGGGCAGACCGCACCCGATGATCGACCCGACAACCCGCAGCATTGAAATCGAAAAGCTGGCAGCGATGCCGGACGTGGGCGTGCTGCTGCTGGATGTAGTGCTGGGCTATGGCGCTTGTGCTGACCCGGCGGGCGCCGTTGTTGAGGCTGTCGAGCAGGTTCGCGCAACGCGGAACGCGCCGCTGGTCACCATCGCCACCCTGACCGGAACCGATGCCGACCCACAGGGACGCAGTGGACAAACTGACATCCTGCGTGATGCAGGCATCGCCGTGGTGGAAACCCTGGAAGAGGCCGTGTTGCTCGCAATCAGCCTGACACATCATCAGGACTCCCGCCCATCCGTTGAACCTAACCCCTTGCTGGATGGTGTACAGGTGATCAATGCCGGACTGCGCAGCTTCGCGCTGGATCTGCAAAGCAGCGGCACGCCGGTTGTGCATTATCAGTGGGCGCCGATTGCCGGTGGCAATGTGCGTCTCGCCAGTTTACTCAAGCAGTTACATTAA